The genomic DNA CCGAGGCCCCAAGGACCGAGATCGAGGATGTCGCGCGCATAAATCGGCAGCAGCGCCACCGTTCCGCCAAGGAGAACGGCAAAGAGGTCGAGCGAGATGGCGCCAAGGACGATCTTTTCCTTCCAGATGTAGCGGAAGCCAGCGAGCATGCTTGTCAGCGAGCGCTGCTCGGCAAGCGTGTGCTGTTTGGGCTTTGGAATGGAAAAGATCAGCACGGAGCCAATCAGCAAGAACAGTGTGGCGACGGAATAGGCTGCAACCGGCGAAACGCCATAGAGCAGACCACCTGCGACAGGTCCCACGATTGTTGCCACCTGCCATGCAGATGAATTCCACGAAACGGCGTTGGCGAAATCCTCGGTCGGCACGAGATTGACGACCAGCGATGCTGAGGAGGGTCCGAGAAATGCGCGCGCAACGCCGAAAAGTGTGAGTGAGGCAAAGACCGTCAGGGGCTCGAACAGACCGGCGAGCGTCAGACCGAGCAGCAGTGCTGTCACCACGCTTTCCAGGATAAGTGACAAGCCCATGATGAAGCGTCTGCCGAAGCGGTCGGCAGCAGCACCGGTTACGAGAACCAGCAACAGGGCCGGTAGAAATTGCACCAGTCCGACCATGCCCAGATTGAAGGCGTCGCGGGTGAGGTCATAAATCTGCCAGCCCACTGACACACTCACGATTTGCACCGCAAATGCGCTCAGGAAACGGGCGCCCCAGTATTTTTTGAAGGCAGAGTGCCGGAAAGCTGCGTAACGATCCGCAGAAGAAGCATCGGTAGAGGGGGACATTGCTCATAACATCTGGAGCATTTCCAGCAAAAGTGCGAAGCAGCTTTGCGTCGGATAATGCGTTACAACAAGAAGATAGATGTTACTTACAGCATCCTTCCCATGATCGGAACCATTTTTTGTGCGGCTCTGTTCGAGACGATTGCAAAAGAGTCCTGAAAGCAAGAAAGGCCGGAATGAACCGGCCTTTCATTGTTGTCGTTCTGGATCAATCCTTGCCGAGCAGGCCTTTCCAGATGATCGCGCCGATCGCTGCGCCGACGAGCGGCGCAACCCAGAACAGCCAGAGCTGGCTGAGTGCTGCTGTATCGGCGAAGAGAGCAACGCCGGTCGAGCGGGCCGGATTTACCGACGTATTGGTGACCGGGATCGAAATCAGATGGATCAGGGTGAGACCGAGACCGATGGCAATCGGAGCAAAACCAGCTGGAGCCAGCGACGAGGTGGAGCCCAGAATGATGATAAGGAAGAAGGCCGTCAGGATAACCTCGATGAGCAGGCCCGCCATCATGCTGTAGCCGCCCGGTGAAAGTTCACCATAGCCGTTGGAAGCGAGGCCGCCGGCGGAGAAGCCTTCCTTGCCCGAGGCGATAAGGAAGAGAACTGCTGCAGCCGCAATGGCTCCCAGAACCTGCGCAACCCAGTAAGGGATCAGGTCCTTGGCTGGAAGACGACCAGCCACCATGAGGCCCAAGGAGACAGCCGGGTTGAAATGGCCGCCGGAAATGCCGCCCACAGCATAAGCCATGGTCAGGACAGTCAAACCGAAGGCGAGAGCAACGCCGAGAAAGCCGATGCCCAGTTCAGGGAAGGCTGCGGCGAGGATTGCGCTGCCGCAGCCCCCGAAAACAAGCCAGAATGTTCCGAAAAATTCAGCCGACAATTTGTTCAGCATGGAAATCCCCAGGGTTGGTGTAGTGAAAAATGCCATATGCGAATCATTTAGCAAGAAGCATATAATCGTCTTTTTCTTCGGACAATCATGTTTAACTTGATTGGAGGCTTTTGTTCTCTGTGGATTTTTCCCGTCATTTCAGTAAACGAAAAAGCTATTCTTCGTATATTCGTGTTTGCTTTTATATCTCTTCTAAATTGGGTTTCGATGGATAGTAAGAGTTGGTCGGCTGGGCTTTTTTAAAAGCTGTCGATCCCGCTCAGCTATATTGCGGAGAAGGGCGGCGGCACGTTATAAGCGCAGATGTCGAACGGGCGACGCTGGCCAATGCAAGATCGATTGGCAGGGATTTCGCGGGGCAGATTGGAGTTGTCAGC from Brucella anthropi ATCC 49188 includes the following:
- a CDS encoding MFS transporter, coding for MSPSTDASSADRYAAFRHSAFKKYWGARFLSAFAVQIVSVSVGWQIYDLTRDAFNLGMVGLVQFLPALLLVLVTGAAADRFGRRFIMGLSLILESVVTALLLGLTLAGLFEPLTVFASLTLFGVARAFLGPSSASLVVNLVPTEDFANAVSWNSSAWQVATIVGPVAGGLLYGVSPVAAYSVATLFLLIGSVLIFSIPKPKQHTLAEQRSLTSMLAGFRYIWKEKIVLGAISLDLFAVLLGGTVALLPIYARDILDLGPWGLGLLRSAPGIGAVLTAVWLAGHPIRDHAGRVMFIFVGLFGLFNIIFGVSTLTWLSVIALALAGAADMISVYIRETLMQLWTPDHVRGRVNAVNMVFVGASNELGEFRAGLMAAAIGAVPAVVIGGLGSIAVAVAWAAMFPQLRKARHLQGRT
- the aqpZ gene encoding aquaporin Z, translated to MLNKLSAEFFGTFWLVFGGCGSAILAAAFPELGIGFLGVALAFGLTVLTMAYAVGGISGGHFNPAVSLGLMVAGRLPAKDLIPYWVAQVLGAIAAAAVLFLIASGKEGFSAGGLASNGYGELSPGGYSMMAGLLIEVILTAFFLIIILGSTSSLAPAGFAPIAIGLGLTLIHLISIPVTNTSVNPARSTGVALFADTAALSQLWLFWVAPLVGAAIGAIIWKGLLGKD